A window from Leptospira meyeri encodes these proteins:
- a CDS encoding FKBP-type peptidyl-prolyl cis-trans isomerase — protein MKRFSILLGFLFLSASLFADELLIQDTKQGLGREAIRGTTVVVHYTGKLTNGKVFDSSVDRGEPFSFQLGQGQVIQGWERGIVGMKEGGKRKLTIPPQYGYGARAIGPIPANSTLIFDVELIKVK, from the coding sequence ATGAAACGGTTTTCAATTTTACTCGGATTTTTATTTTTATCAGCCAGTCTTTTCGCAGACGAACTTCTCATTCAAGACACCAAACAGGGGTTAGGGCGAGAGGCCATTCGCGGAACAACTGTTGTGGTTCATTACACAGGAAAATTAACAAATGGAAAAGTTTTTGATTCTTCTGTGGATCGTGGTGAACCATTTAGTTTTCAATTAGGCCAAGGCCAAGTCATCCAAGGTTGGGAACGAGGCATTGTGGGAATGAAAGAAGGTGGAAAACGAAAACTTACCATCCCTCCACAATATGGGTATGGAGCCCGTGCCATCGGTCCAATTCCTGCGAATTCCACTTTGATTTTTGATGTCGAACTGATTAA
- the leuD gene encoding 3-isopropylmalate dehydratase small subunit has product MKAFTKLKGIAALLDKANVDTDQIIPKQFLRKIERSGFGQHLFHDWRFLDDAGKKPNPEFVLNAERYKGANILVTRDNFGCGSSREHAPWALEDYGFRSIISPSYADIFYNNCFKNGMLPIVLSESQVEEIFLAIDKKPGANLEIDLENQVVVTEEGKKYPFEVDAFRKHCLLNGLDDIGLTLQKADFIQKFEEKNQKEVPWLYAKTV; this is encoded by the coding sequence ATGAAAGCATTTACAAAATTAAAAGGAATCGCTGCCCTTTTGGATAAGGCAAACGTAGACACTGACCAAATCATTCCGAAACAGTTCCTTCGCAAAATTGAAAGATCAGGGTTCGGGCAACATCTATTCCATGACTGGAGATTTTTGGATGATGCGGGGAAAAAACCAAATCCTGAATTTGTTCTCAATGCGGAGAGGTACAAAGGTGCCAATATCCTGGTCACAAGAGATAACTTTGGTTGCGGATCTTCCAGAGAACATGCTCCTTGGGCCTTAGAAGACTATGGATTTCGTTCGATCATTTCTCCTTCTTATGCAGATATTTTTTACAATAACTGTTTTAAAAATGGAATGTTGCCTATTGTATTATCTGAAAGCCAAGTGGAAGAAATCTTTTTGGCCATTGATAAAAAACCGGGTGCAAACTTAGAAATTGATTTAGAAAACCAAGTGGTGGTGACGGAAGAGGGAAAAAAATACCCATTTGAAGTCGATGCCTTTCGCAAACATTGCCTTCTGAATGGACTTGATGATATCGGGCTGACTCTGCAAAAGGCCGATTTTATCCAAAAATTTGAGGAAAAGAACCAAAAAGAAGTTCCCTGGTTGTATGCAAAAACAGTATAA